AAGCCCTTTGAACCCGTTAAGCCGGTTTAATTTACCATTTTTGCCGGAATTTTTCTCACCGGTTCAGTCAGACTGAAGCAAGCTCATTTGTGAACTCTACCATCCGGAGGGGGTGTCGACTGGATCGGAATATGATCAGATCCCTTCGTCTCCTCTTCCTTAGAGTCCGGACCAGCATGTTGATGTCGCTTGGAGAGAGAGTTTCTATCTACAACATCGGGGAGTCTATCTTTCTAACGCTTCTCTCGAGTTGCGGCGTGCGGATCTACATCCGCATAAAAAAGAAATCCACGGACATTTGCATCTAACGTTGGTCTGCATGATCATCCCTATTTGTTTCAGATAATAAAATGTAGAATCTTTTTGCGTGaatatctttctaaaaattcaaattaatgTGAATACCttcataaaatttatatttaattttgtaCTACATAAAACAAATTTTTTGTACAAATGCttctaatataacggttcttctaacactattaatgaaaacCATATTTGTTTTTGTTCTCCATCGTGATTgctttataaatatttctttttacaCATCtatctattaaaaatattttagttattttaatttaaaatccttAATTTTTAATGGCGTTAGATGGTGTgggtatatatacaaaaataagaataaaaaagtgtaaaataataaaataagtattttacgagaatatacatgtaaatatgaaTTTTGAGAGAATATCTatacaaaattcgatatttaggaggttatttatgtaaaaaaaattctaaaatatattataaaaattggTGAGGATGTGCGGAATGAATCCGAATGTAAAATTTATGGGCACATTAGTGGGAAAGCTGCAGCAAGCATAAAATATTTATGCAGATGGAAAATCCGCATAAAATATCACTTCCAATTACGGTGTGGAAGAGCGCATTACATTACTATGCGGATTTATCTGCATAGAGCAATATATGTGAAAAATGGTACGAAAACCTGCATAAACTATCTGTGCGGTGGTGTACCCATAGAAAGTAAATGCGGACGCCAGTGTTTAAATAGGAGTTGGGCATAAAATATCTATACACCTGCAAATCCGCCGGAAATATGTGGGCATTCCCACTCACGGTACGGATGTACGTGCGTAACGTTCTATGTGGAAGCCGCGTACAAAAGTTCGTGTGGATTATCACATTTGAAATTACTCTCACGCTTGCCTTGTGTGCCACGTGGACGGTCAGGAGGAGTCGAGGAATCCTATTATCTTATCGTGCTCTGCAGATGGCCATAAACATAGACGCCATGGCGGAGGGCCTCCAAGGCGGCGGACGGGGTGTACATAGGTGATGCAGCGATAGTCGTGACATAGGGTTAATGGAGACACTTCATCACAATGAAGTTTCTATGCAAGAAATCGGACAACATACCTTCTCTTTTATGATGTTCCTTTTCTTTGGCTCTCGCAAGAACTTGTGcaggcgtatgtttagtcccacataagttattcactggatagatctttgatatttatacagaattaaagagcctaaataatatctttcagctAACTATTTTAGATGAGGTCATGAGTTataacaaatggtatcagagcgaattcGGCCCATAGTCTATGTAGACTCACTGGAAGTCTAAAAATTTGGCATCATGGTACATGTTACTCTCAATCAAGTTACTAAAACAATAATCTAATCTCTTACCAAAAACTACACGCGCACGCGCGCATGCACATTTAGATATCAACCAAtcaatgaaaaaacaaataaataaataaaataaatcgtCCAATTTTTCATCTTCAACAATTTTTATGGCATAGTTGATTGCTCATGAGACTTGGttgtttttttggtgaaaaataggaggggagggggagggaccagcccacccgcgtagcagccccattactgagccccccttccactagggaatgttcgatacaggtcgcaggtttcgcgtgccttccccgacccgtgggctcaccccactgggttcaccgcctcacgtgtgggtacATCACCCCAGTgccaccttggtacaagtggaaggaaagcataaccgccaacaagccagccgagcgtggggcatccggtcccctaatttaatcgacgcccgtgcgtttcgaacccgggcaacttgggcggaattatcgcccccttaccaccaggctactacCTTGGTGACAAGAGACTTGGTTGTTGGGGGTCTTGATATTGCAAGTAGTAGCGGCAGTAGCTGAATTAGAGCTCTCGCTGGAGGCGATTCCACCAGAGGCAGAGGTGGCAAGAGAGCAGGCGATGTAGAGGGAGCAACCAGAGGACTCGGAGAAGGAGGCTAGGGATCGTAAAAAAGTTGTGGGTGGGATTTCGggtgggaggaggaggggaaaaGGGTGACACCCTCTTGCTCTCGCCGTATACTCAAGTTCTCATGACTCGAGCTGCACAACCTACTGCAACGAAACCATGGAGAGCCAACAACAGTACTAAGATCATCTTCATGGCGGACTCTGACGGGAAGCCCACTGTATTCCGTTTGCTGGTTTTGCCtttctttcctttgaattttataGCACGGCTTGGTCATGAAGGAAATGTCAAGCTGTTATAGTCTTTTAATAAATTTCGGGGAAGTTTCACATTTCCTTCGCTTtacattcaaaataaaaaaggaaggaaatgtTACGTCTGCACGTAAGAAGACTACATGGAATATATGTCCGTTTGGAATGTGTTTACATTGCCACAATGGGACCATGCATGCCCATGGGCACCTTGTTTTCTTCGAGAGTGCAGTCTAATTGGACAAAAGCCTTCTCACTCATGGAAATGGTCTATAAATTAATTATCTTGGATCTCCATCAACTGCAGGATAACAGTTCAAGCCTCCAGGAAGATGGTTTTGTCCAACTATGAGCCAAATAATTCTTAAATGATGGTATTTTCGAACCTTCTGCtatgaaaaattattagttGGACCAAATTTACTGTGGACCAATTCAACCAAAAAGCAACAcgatataattataattatttttcttcttttttttgtgtgtgtactAGCAACATGCGTTAGAATGAATTTATTAGTGGTCCGGCTAATAATTTCTCCTCCTATTAATATGGGTAGGttatgtaatgtccgggcccacaacctactaggcccaatagaaaaataggcccagttaagggttgggcccaaattttactgtagccagtataatgattattataaaaaaaaaaatcatactgtAGCCAgtacgaagggataagaccgacagggaagggtgacccccacccctgctggcagtcgatgccggcgcaccggagacagagggggcggcggccattcccggagaggggaggcatggagcggatgggacctctcagagaggggggtctcatcttctaaaccactatttaagtccctgccggcaaccctaagtcggaggcccccaagaacactgaaagagagagagccgaagccctggagcctaaggcggaagagccctgaagctccaagaggaaggagggactacgaGGGGGAGGAACGGCCCAACGGTAACCAGCAAAAATCCAGGTAAGTGGCCCTTAGGTTAAATAATAAAGTTTTAGGGAGTGGAGATACCCCTCTGTagggtattctcccctctgtttcactgatgaaacagaggggaggagactggcacagagagagaaggagaccggcacgggagagaagaacaggaggagggccgtgggccggacccacaggctgcgggccggaccaacaggccgcgggccggcctgagaacggcccaagccgagcccacgccaccccggccgagcccagccggactcggcctgcgggtgacaggccccggccgtggctgccctagggctgaggggcagctaagggccgccgggtctgccgtgccggcgaccaacgcggcctcaaggccaccagcctcagccgagccccacctctccgccggccgagaggtggtggcgagactcccacaaaaaaaaaaaaaaaaaaaaaaaaaagaagaagaagaaaacggaagaggaagaagaacaaagtaaagaaaaaaaaaaagagagggggcACTTACCGcggaccacggccttacctcgccgtggtcggagccggagaagttctcccggaggagatcggcctcgatcccacctcccggctcttctcctctcctccggcatcacttcgaaggagagggaaagggccGGCCTCCCACCGTCGCCGCCCCGAAGGGGAAGCACCACTCCGGGCTGGTAGATCTGGCCGGGGAGGGTTCGGTGAAGgtcggaaggaggaggaggcggcagatccggccggaggagaagaagaaggccacagatctggccggaggagaagaaggggagccggagaagagggccggaagcatgggcttcggtagagacaaagaagagaagagggaaagagagggagtgaccgagagggggaaggccacagatctggccggaggagaagaaggggagccggAGGGCCGGCCGGAGGTATGGTTTCGGTGGAGACGacggagagaaaagagagagagagagagcggccgGATGAGGGAGAGGGGGTCGGGAAggtgaagaggcggaagcctctggaaggggggagaaagaacccgataacgggttcgcgggtcggatccgaatccgaacccgcaacccgttaagcccaaagaaaaagaaaaagaaaaagaaaaagaaaaagaaaaaaaaaaaagggaaagggtttagccaaatttgactaaacccgagcccaatcaaattgggctaagtctggacaagccaGACTATAAATTAAACCAAAATTAAAGCCCAATTTAAGCCAATGTAATTAATTTGGGGGCCAAATTGATCCCGGATTgaccctgactcaggcccaaacgggtcacagtgaccctaaacccgaaattaaacccaattaagctgggaattaagcttagtggccaatcggaaggccaattaagacttatgagcccagccaagaccccaatacagaggaattaggcttgggctaaatttcagatagaaaaggaaataatatattgttattatgacatgattgtaggtgacttaggacacgtcaccaggacgcaggagacctaggagaaaggcgaatcactgtaagtaacctgttctaatcctattatagatcatgtcatgttattaatgttttcctaagcatttattttaagtacatatgtttcatgcatgatatgttacaatgcataagtaacttgcatgatcccagaagctatggctatgtatgcaacctgatgatattgatattttaattatgcatgtaagtttataaagtcttagctagccccagaggcactataatgggctcaaagatgctactgagaatgactgagccgccagtggctgaatagtaactgagctgccccgccagtggctgaatagtaactgagcctgccccgccagtggctgaattggaattgggcctgccccgccagtggctgaatagtaactgagctgccccgccagtggctgaatagtaactgagctggccccgccagtggtcgagtctgacttcgcagtagcatccgagagaaaaaggaccacggcatgccggggcacggtttcatatgcatattttatgaaaaattttgtgatttgcactactgctttgtttaaattgcatacttattatgccaggatgatttttagataaacatgcatgtcagcttctcaaaaccctgatttacatgtttagtctactggttgatccggtaggattatgcaggattacttactgagccgtgtagctcacatctgtttatgtttcgttttctttcagatcctcaccagtgatcgccatcagacatgtttttattttgttacagagcttcgtatttttggagaagcttatatacttctgtACATATGAATAGcctagaagttctgtatttttggttttcaaacttgaaggttgtactgcaaacttttaatatatatatataaggataaatccttttggctacctgttaccctgtatgaggctgcgtgctactgtgggcgatagtcggcaatagcacggccgtgtcacggaaccggatccggggcgtgacatctagtggtatcagagccttaggTTAAACAATAGAATAACCATAAAATGCCTAAGGAAAAGGGTAGTTAAGAATGTCACCGTTATAGAAAATGTTATAATATGCTAGTTATCATAACCtcactttaaaaaaattttgactGCTAGGTGATCATTAGGAAGATATGGATGACGACCGGAGACCACCCTCCCCGGAGCCCAGCGAGCGGTCAGTTTCCCCGGATACTCCACGGTCTGCAGCAGGTCAGGCAGGCCTAGCCGGAGTGTATCAGCTTATGGCGCAAGTGCTGCAACAGCAGCAGATGATGCAGTTGGCCGCTATGCCATCAGCAGACTCCTGCTATGAGAGGTTCCGCCGACTGAACCCCCCGACCTTTGAGGGTGGGTCTGACCCTATGGCGGCTGAAACATGGATCCGGGAGATAGAAAAGATGTTCCGAGCCCTCCACTTTCCTGATGAGGTGACAGTCTGGCTGGCGACCTCTATGCTGACAGGAAACGCCGAATACTGGTGGACGGCCATGGAGACGGCTTATGCCGTTGACAGACTCACCTGGAGGGACTTTAAGGGGATGTTTTACAATCAATACTTTCCGGACTCAGTGCACCTGGCGAAgcagaatgagtttttgacactaACCCAGACTGACCAGATGTCCGTTCTGGAGTACGCCAATAAATTTAACGAACTGGGACGATtttgcccccagttcatggaggatGAGAGAAGTAAGGTGAACCGGTTTGAGCAGGGATTGAGGTACGGGATTCGGTCCCGAATATCCTCCCATTTATTCTCAAGCTACAAAGATGTACTGGACCGagccttgaaggttgaggctgacctgatacggtccgggagagagagggaggacctGAAGAGGACCCGGTCATCAGGAGCACCGAGTAGTGGGGCTGGAGGCAGCAAGGGGGCTGTGCCCAAGAAGAGACAGAGCAGAGGCTGCCCCACCTGTGGCGGAAACCACAGGGGTACCTGCATGAAGAAGACCGGAGCTTGTTATTCTTGCGGGCAGACAGGACACATCGCCCGCAACTGCCCTAGCCGAAAGAAGGACGAGCCCCGACATACTGCACCAGAGGACCAGAGATCGAGGGGTAACCCTCGGGTTTTCGCACTGACTCGACAGGATGCCAGTGCTAGCGATcaagtggtgacaggtacacttctggtcaacttgattcctgccctcattctatttgattctggttctacgcattctttcgtgtcggttagcttttccagacaattacatagcacatctgagaaattagtggaatcatggcatgttgctacaccccttcagaaaaccgcaattgttgacattaaatataaagattgcataattcagataggggaaaaagaattagagacaaatcttttacagcttgacatgcaagactttgatattatcttgggcatggactggatgtcacagtatcacgcccacattgattgttaccacaagagggtggtatttcggatacctggggagcaagaatttttctttcaggGCGATATACCCCTTCAAGATGCTCCTACACTACACTTTATTTCTGCCTTGAAAGCTGGAAAGGCTGTGAGAAAAGGGTGTATGGCCTATCTGGCCTGTGTAATGGATACCCAGAAAGAGACCAAACTGGAAGATATTCCAGTAGTCAGAAAATATCCGGATGTCTTCCCGGAGGAATTACCAGGATTACCCCCAGACCGAGAGATCGAATTCACAATCGACCTCGCACCAGGAGAGGGGCCAGTCTCCAAGGCTCCTTACCGGATGGCCCCTGCTGAGTTAAGGGAATTGAAGGTACAACTACAAGAACTCCTGGATAAAAAGTTCATCCAGCCCAGTGCGTCGCCATGGGGAGCTCCTGTcctatttgtgaaaaagaaagacgggagtatgcgactatgcatcgattaccg
Above is a genomic segment from Phoenix dactylifera cultivar Barhee BC4 chromosome 2, palm_55x_up_171113_PBpolish2nd_filt_p, whole genome shotgun sequence containing:
- the LOC120109994 gene encoding uncharacterized protein LOC120109994; amino-acid sequence: MDDDRRPPSPEPSERSVSPDTPRSAAGQAGLAGVYQLMAQVLQQQQMMQLAAMPSADSCYERFRRLNPPTFEGGSDPMAAETWIREIEKMFRALHFPDEVTVWLATSMLTGNAEYWWTAMETAYAVDRLTWRDFKGMFYNQYFPDSVHLAKQNEFLTLTQTDQMSVLEYANKFNELGRFCPQFMEDERSKVNRFEQGLRMPVLAIKW